GAGCATACGTGTGCAGTGTGCGGAACCAATGTTGGTGTTCACCCGCATCTTGATGTGCACACTCAGTCATTGATCTGGTTGTGTAAGGATCATGTGACGGAATCTCCCAAGGTAAAAGACGCATAAAGGACGATTGTGACAGGTATGCGACCAGAGCGTCGCGACAGGTGTGACGGTTGTATCGTCAAAACGCCTGTGGCAAGCGATGTTTTTGTCTTCAATACAGCGTGCCAAGTCCTGCTTGGTGCGCTTTTTTTGACCCTTTTTTTGGTTGATTTTCCAGACTTTTTTTGATGTCAGTCCAATGAAAAAAGGGGCGTACACATTCAATGTGTACGCCCTTTTAGTTGCATTTAGTGCGCCAAATCTACATGAAATAGTAGGTGGCGACGAGACCCATGATCGACATGGTGATGGTATACGGCAGAGCCAGAACGACCATGCGGCCATAGGAGAGTCTGATGACCGGGGCCAGGGCCGAGGTCAGGAGGAACAGGAACGCGGCCTGTCCGTTGGGTGTTGCCACGGACGGGATGTTGGTTCCGGTGTTGATGGCCACAGCCAGCTTGTCGAAGTGGTTCATCATGTCAGTGACTTGTCCCTGAATGGCGGCGGGCAGTGTCGAAATGGTCTGCGCGCGGTCCAGATGTCCGTCGGTCAGCCGTTCCATGAGGGCAACGCTGTCCTGAACCCCTGGGAATGTGCCAAGCAATTGGGTGAAGTGCATCTTGGTTTCCGAGATGTAGACTGTCGCCACAAAGACGTTGTCCGAGATCATGGAAAGGATACCGTTGGCAATGTAATAGGCAGCCAACTGCGCTTGACCGTGCATGGACAGGACGACATCCATGACCGGAGCGAACAGGTGCTGATCGTGGATGACACCGACAATGGAGAAGAAGACCACGAGCAGAGCGGTGAAGGGCAGGGCCTCTTCAAATGCCGGTCCGAGCTGGTGTTCATCAGTGAATCCGTTGAAGCAGGTCAACAAGACGATGACAGACAGGCCGATGATACCGACGGCGGCCAAATGCATGGCCAATGCGCAGATCAACCAGAGGCCGATCAGGGCCTGGACAATGAGTTTGGCCTTGCCTCGCATACCTCGTTTTTCTTCCATCTTGATTGCCGTTTCGAGCAGGTGCGAACGGATATTGCCCGGCATTTGCGCGCCATAGCCAAATATATGGAATTTTTCGACAAGCATACATGTCAGGAGACCTGTTGCGAGAACTGGCATGGAAACCGGAGCCACCTTGAGGAAGAACGGAATAAAGTGCCAGCCCATTTCTGAGCCGATAAGCAGGTTTTGCGGTTCACCAACGATGGTGCAGACACCGCCGAGGGCGGTTCCCACTGCGCCGTGCATCATCAGGTTGCGCAAAAAAGCGCGGAAATCCTGAAGATCCTGGCGGGCAGCGTCTTTGACCGGATCATCCGAGCAGAGATCGTGAGAGCAGGACATGTCTTTGCCGGATGCGTATCGATGGTAGACATTATAGAATCCATAGGCCACGGCAATGATGACCGCGGTCACGGTGAGGGCATCCAGAAATGCGGACAGGAACGCGCCGGCAAAACAGAACAGCAATGAGATGATGATTTTGGAGCGGACCTTGGTCAGGATGCGGGTAAAGGTGAATTGAAGGAAATCCTTCATGAAGTAAATGCCTGCGACCATGAAGATTAGCAGCAGAATGACTTCGAAGTTGTTCAGTGCTTCTTGGTACACGGTTTCCGGATTTGTTAGTCCGAGAAAGACCGCTTGCATGGCCAGCAAACCACCAGCGGGAAGCGGATAACATTTGAGTGCCATGGCCAGCGTGAAGATGAATTCCGCGATGAGAACCCAGCCAGCCACAAAGGGACCGACCGTGTAAACGAGAATGGGGTTGAGTACAAGGAAGGCCAGGATGGCAAGTTTGTACCATTTCGGCGAATTGCCGAGGAAGTTTCTGCCAAAGGCATGGGTCAGGGATTGAGACATTGATGATTTCTCCTCAAATCGATGTGAATACCGTGGCGAATGTCCAGACAGTCTAGTCGCCGATTGTCATTGTAGGATACATGCCAGCCTCCGGCCCAGATTGGAAGGGCTGGAGGATATTGAAACACGCATCCTGCGTTTTTTGCGCATGGCCTCGGGTTTTATCCGCGCCATTGTAATACGCACCGTTTTCTTCACGGATGTGATCTATGCGGTGCTTGAAAGCCTTTACAAAAGCCATGCCATCTCCTTTGAAGGTGGCGTTGCCCAAGGCCATTTCCGTTGTTTTTGCCAGATCAGCCAGACTCACGCATTGCGTTGCCAGATCAGCTTGCCTGGTTATGTAGCCCCAAACCGCCGAGTTTTCCGGGATCTCGATGGGTTCTTCGGCGTCGATAATCGTATGGGGCATGACGATGGAATCGCGGCCGATGGTGATCGGACAGGATTCAGTGCCGTGAACAAATGAGTTGAATCCCACAAAGACATTTTTCCCATTGTGGGTGTGAATTACCTTGCCACCGTGCGCGGTAACATTGTTGCCTTCACAGACAGAATCCTTAATGTAGCAGTTTTCTTGTGCGTTTGTCCCTGCGCCAATGGTTGAATTTTCGATATGTGCGCGTTGGACGATGAGGGCATTTTCTCCGATTTCGCAATTCCCTTTGATCACCGCATAGGGACTGACATAGGCGGATTCCGGGATGGGCACGTCCGTTTCCGGGCTTGCTGTGGAGTAGATGGGGACAAAGTCTTCCTTGAAGTCTTCGACGTATTCAATGAATTTGCCAGAGAGTTTTCCATTGTCGTCCAGTTTGACATAT
This Pseudodesulfovibrio sp. JC047 DNA region includes the following protein-coding sequences:
- the nhaB gene encoding sodium/proton antiporter NhaB yields the protein MSQSLTHAFGRNFLGNSPKWYKLAILAFLVLNPILVYTVGPFVAGWVLIAEFIFTLAMALKCYPLPAGGLLAMQAVFLGLTNPETVYQEALNNFEVILLLIFMVAGIYFMKDFLQFTFTRILTKVRSKIIISLLFCFAGAFLSAFLDALTVTAVIIAVAYGFYNVYHRYASGKDMSCSHDLCSDDPVKDAARQDLQDFRAFLRNLMMHGAVGTALGGVCTIVGEPQNLLIGSEMGWHFIPFFLKVAPVSMPVLATGLLTCMLVEKFHIFGYGAQMPGNIRSHLLETAIKMEEKRGMRGKAKLIVQALIGLWLICALAMHLAAVGIIGLSVIVLLTCFNGFTDEHQLGPAFEEALPFTALLVVFFSIVGVIHDQHLFAPVMDVVLSMHGQAQLAAYYIANGILSMISDNVFVATVYISETKMHFTQLLGTFPGVQDSVALMERLTDGHLDRAQTISTLPAAIQGQVTDMMNHFDKLAVAINTGTNIPSVATPNGQAAFLFLLTSALAPVIRLSYGRMVVLALPYTITMSIMGLVATYYFM
- a CDS encoding transferase, with the translated sequence MEKLEALFGHIASRVNVNLKPMGVDVRPLLNNSIPRERHLLYYAFYALTEDHPISFRFTNSNLSGSYFLGKTQVDRSVLYKSDIRGDELKQKGDVVEFNGVKTKLFYDEVIRITNSFLVKTLVHNQSKNPEIPEVFRILNTVAMHYANIHGTTTEGVYLGPFSTVDLSVMHNCVVGDFAYVQAGDLSRVTIEPGRVWVKAGDLFEFNYVFPKGVVEKYVKLDDNGKLSGKFIEYVEDFKEDFVPIYSTASPETDVPIPESAYVSPYAVIKGNCEIGENALIVQRAHIENSTIGAGTNAQENCYIKDSVCEGNNVTAHGGKVIHTHNGKNVFVGFNSFVHGTESCPITIGRDSIVMPHTIIDAEEPIEIPENSAVWGYITRQADLATQCVSLADLAKTTEMALGNATFKGDGMAFVKAFKHRIDHIREENGAYYNGADKTRGHAQKTQDACFNILQPFQSGPEAGMYPTMTIGD